The Bacillus sp. SM2101 genome includes the window TCCCTTTTTATTAGTTGTTCCAAATCGTTAAAACTACTAATTGTTATAATAGTGATATTTTTCCTTATATCCCCAAACCATTCATCAAAACTTATGTCCTGAAGAGTACACGGGTAATACAGTATTGCTGGTTTCATGAGTGTACCTCCCTAATGTTATAGTTGGAATCATATTTCTATGTATTAATATACTAGCAACAAAAAAAATATATTGTTCTTGGTAAAGTTGTTGGTAATCCAGGGTAATTTGACCAAATAATTATGGGTTTACTTGAATTCAAGTAATGTTTCAGTAAAAAAAGCGGAATGAAGGGAAATAAAAACTTAGAAAACTATCCAAAAGTTTTATAAGTTATGAGTATCAATAATAAAGGAGGAAGAGATGGACTATAAAATTCTTATTTGGAAACATAATTTAAGTAATGATGAAGTATTTCTGTGGAGGAACAAAGGCATTGGTGGTTCAGATATAAATGCCCTTTTAGGATTGGATAAAGGAAAAAGTAAAGAGATGCTTTTTAAAGAGAAGAGTGGGCAAAAAGTTAGAACATCTAATGATTATTTTAAATTTCATATGAGGGTAAAGAGCTTTATTGCCGAAGAATTTAAAGAAAGGACTGGAATGAAATTACACCGAAGAAATGCAATACTACAAAATAAAAAATACCCCTTTCTCATTGCCAACGTTGACAGATTCATAGTTGGTCAAAATGCTGGTTTACTTTGTAAAGCAACGTCCAATAAAAACTATATGTTTAAAAAAGACTTAGTTCAATCTCTTAACCTTCAATGTCAACATTATATGGCTGTCACAGGTGCAAAAAGATGGTGGGTTGCACTATTGATTGGTGGAGTAAACTTTCATTACTTCTACGTAGACCGAAATGAAGAGGTAATAAAAGTTATTATAGAAAAATGTGAAGAATTTTGGCATGACAAAATGGGTCAAATAAGTAAGAGTTGAGTTTTCTAATTGGTTCCCATGTCAAAGGAACTATAAAAAAGGATTATGCAACAGCTCCTATATTAAACGATGTTATGACAAAAAGTTTGTTATCTTTATAATTTATGAGAAAGAGACAACACACGGATTAGTATTTCAATTTTTTAAGATAAAAAACTTTAAACCATATATAAAGAAGAATACAACCCCAATAAGGCTAATGGTCCCTAGAACCGTTAGCCTTTTAGTTTGAGGGGTGACAACAAGCTCCAGATAACACAACAGACTTTCTGGCAATTTTCTTAAAAGCACCCTTATTCCCTCCACCTTTAATATGTCCATCATGAACCATGAGATTTAACCCTTTCTTTTTGGCTAACTTATTAGTATTACTTTGACTACCACCAATTATAGCTACAGTTTTCATTACTAACATCTCCTTTATGGGTAATTCTATTTAACCTAAAAGTTTATTTTCGATTTATAATACACATATTTGAAATGGGTTGTCAATAATATTTTTCTTAAGAAATCACTAATTGTTAAGGCTTCTTGTTTTGGCTGTGGTGGAAGATTCAATCTCATCAGTATTTATAATTCCCTCTATAATGGCTTTCACTACAGCTTCTGTCCTAGTTCTAACACCCAATTTTCGAATAATGTTAGAGATATGATTTTTTACTGTTTTATCACTAATAAATAATTGCCCACCTACTTCTTGATTGTTATATCCACCCCCAACCAATAGTAAGATTTCTATTTCTCTCTTAGATAAATCATATGGATTGATCCCTGTTTTAATATGATTAAAATTCATATTCGCTCTTTCAGATTTAAGTTCAAGGTAATCGTACAATAAACCCTGAGTTGCATTGTGGTGAAGATAGACTCCACCATTTTCTATTATTGAAATAGCATCCAATAAAACAGGTGCAGGAATATTTAAAGGTATGTACCCTTTTACTCCATGAAGAAGTATCTCGGAATTAAATTTTTGATTTATGGATTTTGATAGAACAAGTTTTTTTGTATATGGCAACAATTTATTAATCTTTTCTAAGACACTAATCCCTTTATTATCTTCATCAATACAAGTTGTCATAAGTAGATCAGGATCTAATTCTATTAGTTTTGGAATCTCCTCTTCTCGATGTGAAAAAGTATGAACAACAATGTCTGTTCTTTCTTTCATTTCTATTATCCGCTTCAATCCTTCTGCCAACTGTATGTCATTATCCATCACAGCAATATTTTGTATCAATTTGCCCTCACTCCCTGCAGTAATATTTAATCTATTAAAAAAGAAAACAGCCCCCTATTAATAAATGTTCAGATAAACTGACAAAATGAAGAACATTTATTAATAGGGGGCTTCCCTTTAATTTATTGAATTACTTTAATTATATATACAATATATATAATTAGCAATATACCAATGCTTATACTATTGAAATACTTACCTAATATTGACATTTTATTAACATTTGGTTATAATAGTATTACATATTTTATACGTATAATTATTGAGGTGGTGACAATTATGTTAAATACAATTTTAGGATTTATTCATGCCCGGATGGAATATAAAAGAGGATATGATAGCGGTCTACCTGGTTTAATAGCCATTATATTATTCATTCTTTTTATTGTCTTCTTTAAGCAGGTTACAGCAGTATTAGAATTTATAGGAGTTATACCATTCTTAGAGAGCATTGGAATTATAACGAGTAATCCAGAAGAAACTTTTTCAAAGTTGATAGCCTTTGGAGTTGTGAGTTTTATTTGCATGATTTTAATAGTATTAATATCTATTGGAATAGTCTATCTTATTCCTGTGTTTGGATTTGTATTTTTGATTGTGGCTGCGATCATACTGTCACCTATGGTGATATTAAATTATATTGGACCTTGGAAAAAAGGAGGGAAACATTGGAAAGCACGTTTTCTTGGTAGAGAGCGTTTTGAAGTATCTGGAGATAAGGTTAGGAATGATGTTAATAGGATGCCAAAAACGGATGAAAAAGTGTTTTATATAGGTGTAACAAAGGACAATAAAGATTACTTTGTCTTACCTCATATAGAAGAAAAAGAATCTCACTTAAAATGCCAAAGAATAGAACTACATAATTTTGAGATGAATAAAACCTACCCCTTGTTTTGCTATGAACCTCATCATGATATTCACCTTCAAGATTTTGACTATTTCGTATTAACAGATACACCCTGGTTTAGAAAATTTATGATGGTATATTCGGAAAGTATTCTTTTAGATAATCCTAGTATTAGGAGTAAAAACCACTTAGTAAAAAGCTATAGTGAATATGTAAAATGGGAAAATATGATTCGAAAAGAAGAATATGAAGATAAATTGAATCATTTATTGATAAAACTAAATGAAGTAAATGACACTAAACGTCCTGATTATCCCCACTGTGTTGAAAATGTAACAGAAGAATTGAAACAACTTCAAAATAAGTATAATATCGTTACAGAGGGATTTTAAAAGGCGGGATTAAATGAAAAAAATGCGAAAAAACAGTCATTCTTTAGAAGGTTTACAAGATTTAACCGAGCCACATCGATCACACATAACTACCACTAAAGAATGGGATGAATACGCAAAACAAAATGGTCTACCCAGTTCAAGGATATTAGGCAATGCGTTTGGAACATGGAACACATTTAAAGAACATATGGGTATTCCAATAAATAAACACCAAAACTATATTAGTAGAAAATATACTAAAGAACAATTGCTTAGTTTAGCAAATGAATATAGCCAACACTTTACCTCAAAAGCTAAATGGAATGCTTTTGCTAAGGAGCACAAACTTCCTTTATATGAAGTTTTTCATTATCACAAGATTAAGTGGAAAGATATACAACGTCTCGCAAATATACCGTTCAGTGAATATTCAGATGAAGAACTCCTGAAACTCTCTGAACAGTATAAAGAGCATTTTGATACACGTGATAGTTGGGATGTATTCGCAGAGCAACATGGATTCCCTAAGTCTCAAACATTCCATAGAAGATTTGGTGGATGGATTGAATTTAAGAAAATGATTACTGGGTACGATAAAGAAGGGCTATTAAAAATTGCTCGCGAGCATTCATTACATTTTACAACTAAAGCTAATTGGGATAGATATGCGAAAACGAACAATCTCCCCGACTCTCAAGTGTTTTATCGTATGTTTGGTAAATGGAATACCATTAAGGCTTTGATAAAATAAACCCTCAAAGAGATAATGAAGTTGTTGAACTTTCATTTTAAGGAAGGCTGTAACCACCTGCCGTTTAATAGGTAGGTGGTTTTAAAATTGTTAAGAATTAGTTTTATTCGACAACATTGCCAGAATCGTATTATGAGGTCAGCCAGTCATTTTTGGATGATCAATTAAAAGCTATTACCCTAAAGGTAGCAGTTTTTTTGTACTATACCAAACCCACTACTAAAACACCCCAACTCAAAAGAGCAGGGGTTAAAATCTAATAAGCTATTAATTTCCATTTTCAGCATCTAAGATTGCTTGTACAATTACACTTAAATCTGTATCGTTAATTTCACCATCTAAATTTACGTCTGATTCTACTTCACTTACTTCTTCGCTTGATACTCCAGTATCATATGAAGCAATCGCAAGATCTCCAAGTGTTACCTTACCATCATTATTTACATCACCATCGGCTAATGTTACATTGATCTCTAATTCAGTTAAGGAAGGAGCATATTCATTTCCGTATTTATCAGCAACAAGACCATTTTCCACAACGATTTTTCCAAACCCACCAGAAAATTTTGCTTTAAATGTTAAGGTTACTAAAACAGCATCTTCATTTATACCGAAATCACGCCCTTGACTAGCAAGAATGTAACGTAATGCACTTCCCTCATCTTCTTCAGAATGATAAAAATCTAATCCTTCTCCAGCTGAAGCACCAACAAATTCAAATAATGTATCATCATAAGTTATGTTCAAATCTTCCGCATATATATCTTGTCCATTCTTCAACCAAACATCTACTGTGAATACCTCTGTACTAAATACTTCAGTTTTTTCAGTTTCTAGATCTAAAGTTAAATCGGTTGTACCCATGACATTTTCATTAAAAGGTAACAAGGTACCCCCTTCATCAATATCAATGGCATCTAAAGAGACTCTGGAATTGATTCCGAAATTATCTTCCACTACAATCTCAACAAAATGTTCTTTATCTTCCAAACCTAACAATTCAAAAAATACAATTTGATTCATTCCAGGATAGTCATTTTGAATGAATGGGTACTGTTGACCATCAACATAAACTATACCGTTGTTTGTATAATCATAGAAATTGTAGTCATACGTAGCTAATAGCTTTAGGTTTGAACCAGTAAAGTTGAATTTGATTTTGTCTCCTACCATTTCTATATTACTGTATGATCCTCCAAAAGGCATATTATAAGATTCAGTAAAAAAACCTCCTTCATAATTTATATTTCCATTTGTATCATCATACCTCGACCAACCTGGTTGTGGTGCATCAATAATCTGCTCACCTATATAGGCACTTGTCGTACTTGGCATTCCAACTAATGATAATATTAATGCAAATACAGAAAACATCATAACAGTGAAAGATTGCTTCGACAATTTCATAAAATAAATCCTCCTAAACTAGTTTAAATTTTTAGTAAAATTATACATTACAAGAATACATTACAACAATATTCCTTATTTTTCTACATTTTTTTCAGTGTTTATAATTCTATTTAAAAATTCATACAAATATTTTGTAGACACAATGTCAATTTAAAAGTCCCTTCTCCTTTATTGCAAAAAGGGTTTGACTTTTGTTAATATAGTCTTGAAAACAACTATTTAAGTCTGTTATATATAGGAATCTCCTACTGTTTATAACTAAAAAAGATTACTCAAAAATCTTGTTATTCCACAATCTGGCCCAAGTATTAATTATCATCATTATAGAACCACCTCCTAATATGAATAATTTGTTAACAAAGTACAAATTTGTAGGCATATCCTAAAATAGAGAAAAATACATTAGTCAATTCTATTGAAAAGGAAAGGTTATTTTGCCATATAAAACATTATCTGAAGTACCTGTTTTGTTGGATAATAGCATATTAGAAAAGTATCAGTTAGAAGGGATAATTATAAGCCCTATTACTAAGGGTATAGGGATCTTACTACTCTCAGAACAAAGTGAATACACTCTTCGAATCTACTTAATTACAAAAGCTCCTGCTGAAAGGAATTTCAAGATTTCTCATGAACTAGAATCCTTCCAGTTTCCAACAGAGAAAGATAAAATGAATTTTATCGAACGTCTACCTGAAATGCCAGCTATTGAACTCATGCTTGCTATTAACCCACCACCCCAAAATATTACAAACTGATTCAATAACTATTTTTTACAAATGTCAATAAAAAAAGAGCATGAGTCATACCCATGCTCTTTTTAATGTTAAAGATTAATAACCAACTGATTCTCAACTGGTGTTTTTCTCGAACGTTTTTTATAACTCCTTATGTCTACCATCTGTATATCGTACATCTCAAATAAATCAAGCTGTCCACCTTCACTATTATACGTTTCAGCTGCAGTAAACAAGTTATGTTCTTCATCATATATTGCTTCTTTTCTCTTCGTATTAATCTCCTATAACCAGTACACCACACAACCTTCTGGTTTAATTGACTAAGTCTATCATAAGTTGTTCCAACACTTCTTTAATTATAGATTCTTCTACCATTTCTAAACCTTCTAGCTCTTTAGCGGAAAGTGTCGTACAATCTGTCGCGACATTAAAATCTGCGAAACAACTAGCTAAATCAGATGCTAAGGAAGTTTGTTCATCACGAGCATACTTAGCTAATTCCCCTAACCTACCTTTAGTCATTAGTGCATGTCCTCGTGCTGTCATGATTTTTAGGAATTGAGCCATTTGCTGAATACCATTATACATAGGTATAAACATCCTACACTCTTTATGTTGTCCTATTATATGACTGCGTTTTCCTGATTGATGACAACGTTAACCTCATAGCTTAATTTATTGAAGATAATTGTTGGCCATGCTTACATGTCCTGCCAAACTTCCACCAGCTTCATATTAGTGATAATGACCTGTAACCATAAACTTACTCCACGCACCTTAAAATGAGTATAATGCCCGTTTTATTTTTAATTTTAATTGTTAAATATAGGTATTATTGAAAAAAATAAAAATTGTTAAAGTTTTTAACAAAGGTGGTTGTATTTTCTTTTATTTTTTCTTCTTTTTAAGAATAGTAAAACAAAAGGAATATTTATATCTGAATATAGGTATTTTAAAAATAAATATCACTCGAATAGGAAACTGACTAAATAATAAATCCTAAAGTAATACTTAATAATAATTGCTTACAAATGAAAGGATCTCATCACCACTGTGCTGTGTTGAAGAAAGATATATATTTGTTACAATTTGCAAGGAGAACATATATATCTTCATACAAAATAAAAGACTATTTTTGTAAGAATATTACTTTAAGAGAGAAATATGATATAATCAAAAATAGAACAAATGTTCGTTTGTTGGTTCGTCTTTTCGTTTTGTATAGGTAAGGAGTGAAATGAAAATGGATAAAGATCCAGAAGCTTGTGGAAAAGACTTTGAATACTTTAAAAAGAGAGAGGGCGTTTTTTTTGAAAATGAACTAATTAAATCCTTTTTTACAGAAGATGTAAACCAGGCTCTATTTGTGAAAGCAATGAAGTATCCTACAAAAAAGAATAAAGAACTACTAGATTTAAAGTTTAAGAGGTTCTATTTTGATATAAGGTTTAAGTCATATATATCTTCAGCTATATACTATAATGCTATAAATTATGATAAAAGAAATCGTAAAATTTCACACAGATACCCATTAACCGTAGACCAACCCTTATACAAAAGTGAGGAAAACACTCAGAAAGACTTAATTAAAGATCCGCATTCCGAAATTGATGTTGAACGGATAATAAAAAGTGATGATATTAAGGATTATGTATCTAATCCTTTGTTATATAAAGCTCTTCAAATACTAACTCCAAAACAACAAGAGATAATTCATATGGCTTATATTAATAATTATAATGATACAACCATAGGTGAAAAACTTGGTAAGAGCCAGCAATCTGTTTCTAAAACACGTAAACATGCTATCCAAAAATTACAAAAGTACTTGGGTGGAAATAATATTAACTAAGTATAATTGAATTGTCTTAACTAGTAACTATAGAAGTTCCTGTCAGATCAAAAATTCATATTCAAATAAGGAGGTAAGAATTTATGTTATATGAATTAGTAAAAAAAGCGAAGGTAAATGAAGAAGCTTTAGAAAAAATCATACTACTGTTTGAACCAAAAATTAAAAAATCACTACTACTTACTAAATATGAGGAAAGAGATGATTTATCTCAAGAATTAAAACTTAAGATTACTAATTATATTAGATCTTACGATGTTGATTCAACTCCTGGTTTC containing:
- a CDS encoding lambda-exonuclease family protein encodes the protein MDYKILIWKHNLSNDEVFLWRNKGIGGSDINALLGLDKGKSKEMLFKEKSGQKVRTSNDYFKFHMRVKSFIAEEFKERTGMKLHRRNAILQNKKYPFLIANVDRFIVGQNAGLLCKATSNKNYMFKKDLVQSLNLQCQHYMAVTGAKRWWVALLIGGVNFHYFYVDRNEEVIKVIIEKCEEFWHDKMGQISKS
- a CDS encoding response regulator transcription factor, encoding MIQNIAVMDNDIQLAEGLKRIIEMKERTDIVVHTFSHREEEIPKLIELDPDLLMTTCIDEDNKGISVLEKINKLLPYTKKLVLSKSINQKFNSEILLHGVKGYIPLNIPAPVLLDAISIIENGGVYLHHNATQGLLYDYLELKSERANMNFNHIKTGINPYDLSKREIEILLLVGGGYNNQEVGGQLFISDKTVKNHISNIIRKLGVRTRTEAVVKAIIEGIINTDEIESSTTAKTRSLNN
- a CDS encoding cohesin domain-containing protein codes for the protein MKLSKQSFTVMMFSVFALILSLVGMPSTTSAYIGEQIIDAPQPGWSRYDDTNGNINYEGGFFTESYNMPFGGSYSNIEMVGDKIKFNFTGSNLKLLATYDYNFYDYTNNGIVYVDGQQYPFIQNDYPGMNQIVFFELLGLEDKEHFVEIVVEDNFGINSRVSLDAIDIDEGGTLLPFNENVMGTTDLTLDLETEKTEVFSTEVFTVDVWLKNGQDIYAEDLNITYDDTLFEFVGASAGEGLDFYHSEEDEGSALRYILASQGRDFGINEDAVLVTLTFKAKFSGGFGKIVVENGLVADKYGNEYAPSLTELEINVTLADGDVNNDGKVTLGDLAIASYDTGVSSEEVSEVESDVNLDGEINDTDLSVIVQAILDAENGN
- a CDS encoding sigma-70 family RNA polymerase sigma factor gives rise to the protein MDKDPEACGKDFEYFKKREGVFFENELIKSFFTEDVNQALFVKAMKYPTKKNKELLDLKFKRFYFDIRFKSYISSAIYYNAINYDKRNRKISHRYPLTVDQPLYKSEENTQKDLIKDPHSEIDVERIIKSDDIKDYVSNPLLYKALQILTPKQQEIIHMAYINNYNDTTIGEKLGKSQQSVSKTRKHAIQKLQKYLGGNNIN
- a CDS encoding helix-turn-helix domain-containing protein, whose product is MLYELVKKAKVNEEALEKIILLFEPKIKKSLLLTKYEERDDLSQELKLKITNYIRSYDVDSTPGFWEMKNQLSAKIKK